DNA from Tsuneonella dongtanensis:
GCCGCCAGGTCGCCTGTGGCAGACGCGATCCACTTCACGGGCCGCGTCCCGCACCACGAGGTGGAGCGCTACTACTCGCTTGTCGACCTGCTCGCCTATCCGCGCAAGGCCAGCCGCCTGACCGAACTTGTCACGCCGCTCAAGCCGCTCGAGGCGATGGCGCAGGGCAAGCTCGTCGCCGCAAGCGACGTCGGCGGGCACCGCGAACTCATCGTCGATGACGAAACCGGAACGCTGTTCCCGCCCCACGACGCCGAGGCCTGCGCAGACGCGCTCGCCGACGTGCTCGACGCGCGCTCCGCGTGGCCCGCCATGCGCGAACGCGCACGCGTCCATGTCCGCGAAAAGCACGACTGGGCGCGCAACATTCGTCGTTATCAGGACGTTTACCAACTGCTGCTAACCCGGGCAGCGGACGGGAAGCTGTCGGCTGCAGCCTGAGGGCCCAAGCCGACTGAAAGCTTCCGCTGAAACGGGGTAGAAGAGTGACCGAGAAGCCCAGGCGCAAGACGGCGGCGAAAGTGCCGGTCAGCGCGCATCCGGCATTTCCCGCAATCGTCGCGCTGTGGTTCGCGGCACTGCTCGGGATCGGCAGCCTCGTTCTTCCCGTTACGCTGTTCGAGCGCCTGAGCGAAGCCAGCGGGCTCTCATCGGTTTTCCTTGCCGCGCAGGCGCCACTCGGGCTCACCGCTCGCATGGCGATTGCCGGTGCAGCAGCGGTCGTAGGCGTTTTCATCGGCCTTGCGCTCGCCGGACGGGTGGTCGCGGCAAATGCTCCCAGGACCACACCGCGCCGGGTCGCCGCAATCGTGCCGACCGCACGGGCGCAGGACGACGGTGCCAAGCGGCCCATCTCGGCGCACGAGGAACTCGGCCTCGACGGAATCGACAACGGCGACGACGACGATGCGCCGATTCGCGATTCCATTCCCGGCCGGCGCCGCGCGCTGTCCGTTACCGACGACAGTGCCCGCAGCGAGTACCTCGAGAGTGTACCGCTCCCCGGCCATGCCTCGGACGAACCGTTGCCCATCGCCGGGGAATTCGACGCAGAAGAAGCGGGCCAGGACGAAGCGGCGACCGACACGGACGTGGAACCGCTCGACCTCGGCGACTTCAATCCCGCGGACGAAGCCAGCCCTGACGATCGCCAGACGGGCGACGAGTCGGGCGCGCGGCGGTTCGACGATCCGCGGCGCTTCGAGATGTTCGGCACGACCTCGCTCAACAGCCCGCCGGTCAGCCAATCGTCTTTCGCACCGTCGATGCGCTTCGAATCCCCCGTAGACGTGGCCAAGACGCAGGCCCCGTCCGACGTTCGCAAGGAAATCGAGATGGCGGAATTTGCGCCGCAGCAGCTGGGCCAGGACCCTGAACATTCCGGGCCTGGCGATTCGTCACCGGTGGCCGCCGAACCGGCGATCGTCGACCTGGTCGAGCGTTTCGCCCGCGCGCTCCAGCGCCGCCGTCAAGAGATTCGCGACGATGTCGCAGACGACGTCACCGCCGAAGGCGAATCCGTGATCGACCTCACGTTCGCCCTGGCCCCCAAGAGTGCCGGGCCGGTAGCCAGCGAGCCAGCGGTGACCACGCTCGCCCCCGATCGCCCCTTCGACGGTGCACCGGCACCGGTGATCCCGTCGATACCCGCAGCGCTGCGCCCGTTCGGCTTTGACGACGACGCCATCGGTGCGGAGGACGACGAGGATGACGACGGCATCCCGTCGCTCGAGCTGTCGCTCTCGCTGTCGCAGAGCGCTCGCCCCTTCGCGCCTCCTCCGGCCGCCGGTCCGGTCGCGGAAGATGACGAAGACGAAGCGGCAAGCGAGCCGGTCGACGAGGGGTATTCCTCGCTCCTGGCGATGAAAAGTCCCTTCGGTCTGCCCCGCGAGGCGGCTCGGGTCGAGGACGACCCTGAGGAACTGGACGCCGCGATCGAACCGGTCGTGGTGTTTCCCGGCCAGGCCACGCGCCGCGCGATGCCTGCCGCGGATGGCCCGGCGCGCGACGCCACGCCCGCCAGCATCCGCCCGTTCGACGCGCCTGCCGACCGCGTCGCGGTATCGTCCGCATCGCCTCGATCGGCCGCCCCGGCCAACCCCGGCGAGACCGAGCGAGCGCTTCGCGAAGCGCTCGAAAAGCTCCAGCGGATGAGCGGCGCCGCCTGACATACCTATTCATGCGCCGGTTCCGAGGCGCGAAAGCCGCGCTTTAGCCCGCTCAAAGTCCTTCGCGGTTGCGGAAAACCGTTCGTTTCGCCATTGCCGAGCCTCGCGACATTTTTGCTGCGCGGGGTGACATGGCGAGTCGTGCTTCATTGCCCGACCTCCCACCCTTCGCACTCGAACGAAGACGGGATGGACTGACGAGCGATGGGGTTTCCGCCTGCCCAGGGACTGTACGACCAGCGTAACGAGCACGATGCCTGCGGCGTCGGGCTGCTGGCCCACATCAAGGGCGAGAAGCGGCACGACATCGTTACCCGCGCGCTCGAAATCCTCGCCAATCTCGATCACCGCGGCGCGGTCGGCGCGGATCCGCTGCTGGGCGACGGCGCGGGCATTCTGATCCAGATTCCCGATCCGCTGATCCGCAAGTGGGCGCTTGCCGAGGGCCACGACCTGCCGCCCCCCGGCGACTATGCGATCGCGCAATGCATGATGCCGCAGGGCGAAGAGGCGCGCGCCTTCGTTACCGAGCAGTTCGAGAAGTTCGTCGCCAAGGAAGGCCAGCGCCTCGTCGGCTGGCGCGACGTGCCGGTCACGCTCGACGGGCTGGGCAAGGCAGTGGTCGCCTCGATGCCGGTCATGCGCCAATGCGTGATCGCCCGCGGCCCCAACTGCGCCGACCAGGATGCGTTCGAACGCAAGCTGATCGTCATCCGCAAGCAGACCCAGAATCCCTTGCGCAAGCAGGAAGAGAAGCTCGGCATCCCGGGGCTGACCCAGCTCTACATCCCGAGCTTTTCGAGCCGGACGATCGTCTACAAGGGCCTGCTGCTCGCGAACCAGGTCGGCAGCTTTTACGACGACCTGCGCGATCCCGATTGCGTTTCGGCGCTGGGCCTCGTCCACCAGCGGTTCTCGACCAACACCTTCCCCAGCTGGCGGCTCGCGCACCCCTATCGCTTCATGGCGCACAACGGCGAGATCAACACCGTTCGCGGCAACGTGAACTGGATGAACGCCCGCCGGCGCACGATGGAATCGCCGCTGCTCGGCGCCGACCTCGACAAGCTGTGGCCGATCATCCCGCACGGCCAATCGGACACTGCGTGCCTCGACAACGCGCTCGAGCTGCTGCTGCTCGGCGGATACAGCCTTGCGCACGCAATGATGATCCTGATCCCGGAGGCGTGGGCGAAGAGCCCGCTGATGGATCCCGAGCGGCGCGCATTCTACGAATACCACGCCGCGCTGATGGAGCCGTGGGACGGCCCGGCTGCGGTCTGCTTCACCGACGGCCGCCAGATCGGCGCGACGCTCGACCGCAACGGCCTGCGCCCCGCGCGCTATTGCGTGACCAGCGACGATTACATTTGCCTCGCTTCGGAAAGCGGCGTGCTGCCGTTCGCGGAAGAGGACATCGTCCGCAAGTGGCGGCTGCAACCGGGGCGGATGCTGCTCGTCGACCTCGAACAGGGCCGCATCATCGAGGACGAGGAGCTGAAGGCCGAACTGTCCGCGGCCGAGCCCTATGCCGAATGGCTCGAGGCGGCGCAGTACAAGCTGGAAGACCTCGACCACATCGAACCGGAACTCTCCGCCGTGCCCGAGCCCGCCGCCGACCTGCTGCAGCGGCAGCAGGCGTTCGGCTACACCCAGGAAGACATCGCCAAGTTCCTCGAGCCGATGGCCCAGGCGGGCGACGATCCGATCGGGTCGATGGGCACCGACACGCCGATCGCGGTTCTGTCGAGCAAGCCGCGCCTGCTTTACGATTACTTCAAGCAGAACTTCGCCCAGGTCACTAATCCGCCGATCGACCCGATCCGCGAGGAGCTGGTGATGAGCCTGCTCAGCATGATCGGCCCGCGCCCGAACCTCCTCGGCCACGACGCGGGCACGCACAAGCGGCTCGAGGTCAGCCAGCCGATCCTCACCAACGAGGACCTCGCCAAGATCCGCTCGGTCGAGGCGGCGCTCGACGGGGCGTTCCGCTGCGAGACGATCGACATCTGCTGGGATGCCAGCGCCGGGGTCGAAGGCGTCGAGCTGGCGATCCGCGAAATGTGCTGGGCCGCGACCGAAGCGGTGCTGCAGGACCACAACATCCTCGTCCTCAGCGACCGGGCGCAGGGGCCTGACCGCATTCCGCTGCCGGCCGCGCTCGCCACCGCCGCGGTGCACCATCACCTCGTCCGCCAGGGCCTGCGCATGCAGACCGGCCTCGTCGTCGAGACCGGCGAGGCGCGCGAGGTGCATCATTTCTGCGTGCTGGCGGGATACGGGGCGGAAGCCATCAACCCCTACCTCGCGTTCGAGACGCTCGAGCAGATTCGCGTGACGAAGCTGTCACATCTCGACGCGAAGGAGGTGCAGAAAAACTACATCAAGGCGATCGGTAAGGGCATCCTCAAGGTCATGTCCAAGATGGGCATCTCGACCTACCAGTCCTATTGCGGTGCGCAGATCTTCGACGCGGTCGGGCTGTCGAGTGCATTCATCGACAAGTACTTCACCGGCACCGCGACGACGATCGAAGGCGTCGGCCTCGATGAAGTCGCCGAGGAAGCCTGCAAGCGCCACGCGCTCGCCTACGGCCACAACCCGATCTACGAGCACATGCTTGACGTCGGCGGCATCTACCAGTTCCGCCTGCGCGGTGAGGACCACGCGTGGACCCCGGGCACCGTCGCCGACCTGCAGCACGCGGTGCGCGGGAATTCGAAAGACCGGTACAAGGCCTTCGCGCAGGCGATCAACGAGCAGTCCGAGCGGCTGCTGACGATCCGCGGGCTGATGGAACTGAAGCCCGCCGATGCTCCGGTTCCGATCAACGAGGTCGAGCCGGCGGCCGAGATCGTCAAGCGCTTCAGCACCGGCGCGATGAGCTTCGGCTCGATCTCCAGAGAAGCGCACACTACGCTCGCTATCGCGATGAACCGCATCGGCGGCCGTTCGAACACCGGCGAGGGCGGCGAGGAGCCGGACCGGTTCGTGCCCCTGCCCAGCGGCGACACGATGCGCTCGAAGATCAAGCAGGTCGCCAGCGGCCGCTTTGGCGTGACGACCGAGTACCTTGTCAATTCGGACGATATCCAGATCAAGATGGCGCAGGGCGCGAAGCCCGGCGAGGGCGGCCAACTGCCCGGGCACAAGGTCGACAAGGTGATCGGCAAGGTCCGCCATTCGACCCCGGGCGTGGGCCTCATCAGCCCGCCGCCGCACCACGACATCTACTCGATCGAGGACCTCGCGCAGCTTATCCACGATCTCAAGAACGTGAACCCGGTCGCCCGCATCTCGGTGAAGCTGGTGTCCGAAGTCGGCGTCGGGACCGTCGCCGCGGGCGTATCGAAGTGCAAGGCCGACCACGTCACCATCTCGGGCTACGAAGGCGGCACCGGTGCGTCTCCGCTGACGTCGCTGACGCACGCCGGCAGTCCGTGGGAAATCGGCCTCGCCGAAACGCAGCAGACGCTGCTGCTCAACGACCTGCGCAGCCGCATCGCGGTGCAGGTCGATGGCGGCCTGCGCACCGGGCGCGACGTCGCCATCGGCGCACTGCTCGGCGCGGACGAGTTCGGCTTCGCTACCGCGCCGCTGATCGCGGCAGGCTGCATCATGATGCGCAAGTGCCACCTCAACACCTGCCCGGTGGGCGTCGCCACGCAGGACCCGGTGCTGCGCAAGCGCTTCACCGGCACGCCCGAGCACGTGATCAACTACTTCTTCTTCGTCGCCGAGGAACTGCGCGCGATCATGGCCGAGATGGGCTTCCGCACCGTCGAGGAAATGGTCGGCCGGGTCGACCGGATCGACATGGCGCGGTGCGAACGTCACTGGAAGGCGCACGGCGTCGACCTGTCGCGGCTGCTCCACCAGGTACAGCCGGTCGAAGGGCACACCCTCTACCATTCGCAGGTGCAGGACCACGCGCTCGAGGGTGCGCTCGACGTCGAGCTCATCGCCGCCTGCCGCAAGGCCATCGATAGCGGCGAACCGGTGCAGCTGACCCGCTCGGTCCGCAACGTCAACCGCACGGTCGGCGCGATGCTGTCGGGCGAAGTCGCCAAGGCGCACGGGCACCAGGGCCTCAAGCCCGAGACGATCCGGATCGAATTCACCGGTGTCGCGGGCCAGAGCTTCGGCGCCTGGCTGGCGCACGGCGTGACCCTGCGCCTCACCGGCGATGCCAACGACTATGTCGGCAAGGGCCTGTCCGGCGGCCGCATCGTGGTACGCCAGCCGGAAGGCGTGAGCCGCGATCCGGGCCAGAACATCATCGTCGGCAATACGGTGCTCTACGGCGCGATTGCGGGCGAAGCCTATTTCAACGGCGTCGCCGGCGAACGCTTCGCGGTGCGGAACTCGGGCGCCATCGCGGTGGTCGAGGGCTGCGGCGACCACGGCTGCGAATACATGACCGGCGGCGCGGTGGTCGTTCTCGGCAAGACAGGGCGCAACTTCGCGGCCGGCATGAGCGGCGGCGTCGCCTACGTCTACGACGAGGACGGCACATTCGCGAAGCTGTGCAACATGGCGCAGGTCGAACTTTCGCCGGTCAGCGCGAAGCGCGACGAGGAGGACGGCACGGGTCGTCCGCTGCAACGTCCTCGGTCGGTCGACGACATGGGCCTCGGCGACATGCTGTACCACGATGCCGAGCGGCTCAAGGTGCTGGTCGAGCGGCACAAGCTCCACACCGGCAGCACGAAGGCTGCGGCGATCCTCGACGACTGGGACAAGGCGATCGGCAAGTTCGTGAAGGTCATGCCGACGGACTACGCGCGCGCGCTCAAGCAACTCGAGGCGGAACGCAACGAAGCAGCGATGGAAGCGGCAGAATAATGGGCAAGGAAACCGGCTTCCTCGAATACGAGCGCAAGGATCGCAGCTACGCCGATCCGAAGGAGCGCGTGCGGCACTACAAGGAGTTCGTCGTCCCGCACGCCGAGCCCGACCTGAAGCTCCAGGCCGCACGGTGCATGAACTGCGGCATCCCGTACTGTCATAACGGGTGCCCGGTGAACAACCTGATCCCGGACTGGAACCACCTCGTCTACGAGGCGGACTGGCGGAACGCGCTCGAGGTGCTGCACAGCACCAACAACTTCCCCGAGTTCACCGGTCGCATCTGTCCCGCCCCGTGCGAGGCGGCCTGCACGCTCAACATCATCGACCAGCCGGTGACCATCAAGTCGATCGAATGCGCGATCGTCGACCGCGGCTGGAACGAGGGCTGGATCGTCCCCGAGCCGCCGACCGAGAAGACCGGCAAGCGCGTCGCGGTGGTCGGCAGCGGCCCGGCGGGGCTCGCCTGCGCACAGCAGCTCGGCCGCGCCGGCCATTCGGTGACGGTGTTCGAGAAGAACGATCGCCTGGGCGGGCTGCTCCGCTACGGCATCCCCGACTTCAAGATGGAAAAGCACCTCATCAACCGCCGCGCGGTGCAGATGGAGGCCGAAGGCGTCACCTTCAAAACCTCGACCGAAGTCGGCGTCGACGTGTCGTTCGCCTCGCTGAAAGAGAACTTCGACGCGGTGGTGCTCGCGGGCGGCGCGGAAGAGCCGCGGCGGCTGCTCATACCGGGCGCCGAACTGCCCGGCGTGCGGCTGGCGATGGAATTCCTGACCCAGCAGAACAAGCGCAACGCCGGCGACGACGAGGTCCGCGCGGCCCCGCGCGGCAGCCTTGTCGCGACGGGCAAGAAGGTCATCGTCATCGGCGGCGGCGACACCGGATCGGACTGCGTCGGCACGAGCAACCGGCAGGGCGCGGAAAGCGTCGTCCAGCTCGAGATCATGCCGCGCCCGCCCGAAAAGGAAGACAAGGCGCTGACCTGGCCCGACTGGCCGCTGAAGCTGCGCACCTCGTCGAGCCACGAGGAAGGCGTCGAGCGCGACTGGTCGGTACTCGCCAAGCGCGTGATCGGCGAAGGCGGCGAAGTCACCGGCCTCGAATGCGTCCGCGTCGAGTGGAAGGACGGCCAGATGCAGGACGTCGAAGGCAGCGCCTTCGTCATCCCGGCAGACCTGATCCTCCTGGCGATGGGATTCACCGGCCCGGTAAAGTCCGGGCTGCTCGACCAGTCAGGTGTCGATTTCGATTCCCGCGGCAACGTGCTCGCCGATACGAGCAAGTATGCGACGAGCGAGGACAAGGTCTTCGCCTGTGGCGACATGCGACGCGGCCAGAGCCTGGTCGTCTGGGCCATCCGCGAAGGCCGCCAGGCGGCCCGCGCGGTCGACGAGGCCCTGATGGGAACCTCCGAGCTGCCTCGCTAAAGCTCGATTTCGTAAAGGCCGACGATCTCGTCCGGTGCGTGGTGCACGACATCGGTCATGTCGCGCACATGCCGGCCGCCCGCGTTAAGGATCGTCCGGATCGAGGCAACATTGTCCGCCGTCGTCGTCAGCTCGATCCGGCGCAGCCCAACCGAGCGGGCCAGCGGAAGGATTCCGCGAAGCGCCGCGCTGGCATAGCCGCGACCTCGCTTCCACGGCACCACGGCGTAGCCGACATGCCCCAGCGTATGGGGCGGCAAGGCGTCGGTGCCCTCCTGCCAGCGCAAGTTGATCACCCCGCAGAACTCGCCGTCCCACATCCATCGCACCAGGTCGGGCAGGCGGGGTACCGTCCGGCCGTCCGGCAACTCGATCGGCGGACCGTCCGTAGCTCCGTCCACGAATTCAGCCAGAAAGGCCTCGCGACCGGCCTCGATGCGAGCAAGCGTCGCGAGCCTGGCACGCTCGCTATCGACGTTGCGCGGTGACCAGCCCTTCTCGAGCGCGTCGATGAAGGAGGGGAGCATGGCGGCCGAAGGATGCACCAGGTGCATTCTTTCGGCAGGGCCCGCGTTGCAGTCATCGGGATCGACAGCGGCTCTGGACATCGACGCAAGCTAGCGCCGATCGCATCCCGCGCAATCCCGGTCGACTGACGTGCCACATTGCTCTTTGTCCCCTGATCGGGGGACAGGGGTTGTGCCGGCAGGGCCACAGGTGCACACTGCCGCCATGACTCGACCAAGCGAGGATGGCTTGGGTGGGGGGCAATCCCGGGAGGCCGACGGCCAGTTCTGGGCGCTTCTGGAGCGTATCGGGCGGGCCCCGACCAATGCCGAGCTGCGTGATGCATCGATGGATGCCTTCGCCCACGCCGGATTTCATGGTGCCTATTTCGTTTTTCCGGTGGTCAGCGACCCACGGATCGCACGCGTCCTGACCAACGTCGGCCTGCCAGCCGAATGGGAAACGCGTTACCGCGAGCAGGATATCCTCGTCGATCCCCTGCCCCGTCTGGGTCTGAGCCGGCGCAGCGCTTTCGCCTGGACCGACGACATAGACCGCAAGACCCTGTCGCAGGCCGAGAAGGGATACATGGACCGGCTCTCCGTTCACGGGATGGCGCGCGGCATTGCGGTACCGTGTTTCGGCCCATTCGCGTGGACCGGTCTGGTCGGAGTGACCCTGCCGGACGCGAGCGCCCGTTTCGACGCGTCGTCGCGGCTGAAGATCGAGCTGGCCTCGCGCCTGTCTTTCGAGCGCTACTCGCGCTTTCTCGAGCCCTTCCCGGAAAGACCTGTCGCATTGTCTTCGCGCGAGACCGAAGTCCTTCAGCTCGTTGCCGAAGGAAAGAGCAACGGGGTGATCGCCCAGCTGCTCGAGATCGCGCCGAGTTCGGTCGACGTCTACCTGAAACGCATCTTCGCAAAGCTCGGCGTATCGGATCGCACGAGCGCCTCGGTACGCGCTCTTGCCCTCGGCCTGGTCGTCACCGGCAGGTATCCCGGCAAGCGCGGTTAAACGGTGTCAGGTGATTGGGCGACATGCGCGAATCGTATGATTTGTTAGTACGGTCGCAGGATGCCCTTCGGGCCGCACCCGGGTGTCTGGCGCGCCGCACGTTCCTCGAAGACTGGGCGGCGCGCCCCCCTTCTTGCCGCTGACTTCGCAGATCACGCCGATGGTCGTTCGGCCTTCGTTTCCGGGGATGACCGGGGCAGTTCGCTGAACCCGGGCGAAGCATCGCGCAGCGAGGTTTCGAAGGCCACCTGCTCGAGGTCGTAGCGCACGACGTAATCCGGAGCCCCTCCTGCACAGGCAGTGCTGAGCATGGGCACAAGGAGGATCGCGCGACGGGCCATCTGCGCATTGTGGGCGCGCAGGGATAAGCCAATCGTTCGATCTAGTGGTTAAGCACGCCGCAACCAGACGCGCCTGACCGGAAATCGTTTTCCTACAGTGCCCCCTTCGTGCTTCGCGTGCCGGATGACTGCACTTTGCGTGACCGCTCGGGTTGAAGGCCCATCGACCGGGATCGGGCAAAAGTCACACCTTACACCCGACGATTCTCTTTATCCCCCTGATAGACTTGGAGAATTCCCCTTACCACAGTTTCACATTCACCCGGGTTCAGTGTGCCACGCGCCAGTCGATCTCGCCCCGCCCGTGCTCGCGCAGGAAGGCATTCGCGCGGCTGAAGGGCTTCGAACCGAAGAACCCGCGGTGGGCGGACAGCGGGCTCGGATGCGGACTGCGAATGACGAGGTGGGGAGAGGCGGCCTTCAGTCCGGCGATGCGCGCGGCCTTGGCCTGCGCGTGACTGCCCCAGAGCACGAAAACGCTCGGCTCGCTGCGCGCGGCGACTGCCGCGACGGCGGCGTCGGTCACCGCCTCCCAGCCCCGACCCGCATGGCTGCCCGCTTTGCCCGCCTCCACCGTCAGGCTCGCATTGAGGAGCAGAACGCCTTGCATGGCCCAGGAGGTGAGGTCGCCGTGCGCCGGGCGCGGCAGGCCGAGGTCGCTCTCCAGCTCCTTGTAGATGTTGGCGAGGCTTGGCGGCACCCGCTCGCCGCGCGGGACCGAGAAGGACAGGCCCATGGCCTGCCCCGCCCCATGATAGGGATCCTGGCCGAGGATCACGACCCGGACCGAATCGAGCGGCGTCAGCTCGAACGCCCTGAGCCGGCTGCCGCGTGGCGGATAGACCGTGCGGCCCGCATCCTCCTC
Protein-coding regions in this window:
- the gltB gene encoding glutamate synthase large subunit yields the protein MGFPPAQGLYDQRNEHDACGVGLLAHIKGEKRHDIVTRALEILANLDHRGAVGADPLLGDGAGILIQIPDPLIRKWALAEGHDLPPPGDYAIAQCMMPQGEEARAFVTEQFEKFVAKEGQRLVGWRDVPVTLDGLGKAVVASMPVMRQCVIARGPNCADQDAFERKLIVIRKQTQNPLRKQEEKLGIPGLTQLYIPSFSSRTIVYKGLLLANQVGSFYDDLRDPDCVSALGLVHQRFSTNTFPSWRLAHPYRFMAHNGEINTVRGNVNWMNARRRTMESPLLGADLDKLWPIIPHGQSDTACLDNALELLLLGGYSLAHAMMILIPEAWAKSPLMDPERRAFYEYHAALMEPWDGPAAVCFTDGRQIGATLDRNGLRPARYCVTSDDYICLASESGVLPFAEEDIVRKWRLQPGRMLLVDLEQGRIIEDEELKAELSAAEPYAEWLEAAQYKLEDLDHIEPELSAVPEPAADLLQRQQAFGYTQEDIAKFLEPMAQAGDDPIGSMGTDTPIAVLSSKPRLLYDYFKQNFAQVTNPPIDPIREELVMSLLSMIGPRPNLLGHDAGTHKRLEVSQPILTNEDLAKIRSVEAALDGAFRCETIDICWDASAGVEGVELAIREMCWAATEAVLQDHNILVLSDRAQGPDRIPLPAALATAAVHHHLVRQGLRMQTGLVVETGEAREVHHFCVLAGYGAEAINPYLAFETLEQIRVTKLSHLDAKEVQKNYIKAIGKGILKVMSKMGISTYQSYCGAQIFDAVGLSSAFIDKYFTGTATTIEGVGLDEVAEEACKRHALAYGHNPIYEHMLDVGGIYQFRLRGEDHAWTPGTVADLQHAVRGNSKDRYKAFAQAINEQSERLLTIRGLMELKPADAPVPINEVEPAAEIVKRFSTGAMSFGSISREAHTTLAIAMNRIGGRSNTGEGGEEPDRFVPLPSGDTMRSKIKQVASGRFGVTTEYLVNSDDIQIKMAQGAKPGEGGQLPGHKVDKVIGKVRHSTPGVGLISPPPHHDIYSIEDLAQLIHDLKNVNPVARISVKLVSEVGVGTVAAGVSKCKADHVTISGYEGGTGASPLTSLTHAGSPWEIGLAETQQTLLLNDLRSRIAVQVDGGLRTGRDVAIGALLGADEFGFATAPLIAAGCIMMRKCHLNTCPVGVATQDPVLRKRFTGTPEHVINYFFFVAEELRAIMAEMGFRTVEEMVGRVDRIDMARCERHWKAHGVDLSRLLHQVQPVEGHTLYHSQVQDHALEGALDVELIAACRKAIDSGEPVQLTRSVRNVNRTVGAMLSGEVAKAHGHQGLKPETIRIEFTGVAGQSFGAWLAHGVTLRLTGDANDYVGKGLSGGRIVVRQPEGVSRDPGQNIIVGNTVLYGAIAGEAYFNGVAGERFAVRNSGAIAVVEGCGDHGCEYMTGGAVVVLGKTGRNFAAGMSGGVAYVYDEDGTFAKLCNMAQVELSPVSAKRDEEDGTGRPLQRPRSVDDMGLGDMLYHDAERLKVLVERHKLHTGSTKAAAILDDWDKAIGKFVKVMPTDYARALKQLEAERNEAAMEAAE
- a CDS encoding glutamate synthase subunit beta — protein: MGKETGFLEYERKDRSYADPKERVRHYKEFVVPHAEPDLKLQAARCMNCGIPYCHNGCPVNNLIPDWNHLVYEADWRNALEVLHSTNNFPEFTGRICPAPCEAACTLNIIDQPVTIKSIECAIVDRGWNEGWIVPEPPTEKTGKRVAVVGSGPAGLACAQQLGRAGHSVTVFEKNDRLGGLLRYGIPDFKMEKHLINRRAVQMEAEGVTFKTSTEVGVDVSFASLKENFDAVVLAGGAEEPRRLLIPGAELPGVRLAMEFLTQQNKRNAGDDEVRAAPRGSLVATGKKVIVIGGGDTGSDCVGTSNRQGAESVVQLEIMPRPPEKEDKALTWPDWPLKLRTSSSHEEGVERDWSVLAKRVIGEGGEVTGLECVRVEWKDGQMQDVEGSAFVIPADLILLAMGFTGPVKSGLLDQSGVDFDSRGNVLADTSKYATSEDKVFACGDMRRGQSLVVWAIREGRQAARAVDEALMGTSELPR
- a CDS encoding GNAT family N-acetyltransferase translates to MSRAAVDPDDCNAGPAERMHLVHPSAAMLPSFIDALEKGWSPRNVDSERARLATLARIEAGREAFLAEFVDGATDGPPIELPDGRTVPRLPDLVRWMWDGEFCGVINLRWQEGTDALPPHTLGHVGYAVVPWKRGRGYASAALRGILPLARSVGLRRIELTTTADNVASIRTILNAGGRHVRDMTDVVHHAPDEIVGLYEIEL
- a CDS encoding helix-turn-helix transcriptional regulator translates to MTRPSEDGLGGGQSREADGQFWALLERIGRAPTNAELRDASMDAFAHAGFHGAYFVFPVVSDPRIARVLTNVGLPAEWETRYREQDILVDPLPRLGLSRRSAFAWTDDIDRKTLSQAEKGYMDRLSVHGMARGIAVPCFGPFAWTGLVGVTLPDASARFDASSRLKIELASRLSFERYSRFLEPFPERPVALSSRETEVLQLVAEGKSNGVIAQLLEIAPSSVDVYLKRIFAKLGVSDRTSASVRALALGLVVTGRYPGKRG
- the ung gene encoding uracil-DNA glycosylase codes for the protein MGSEAVPESWRPALGSVLAGSEARRLGGWLRGEEDAGRTVYPPRGSRLRAFELTPLDSVRVVILGQDPYHGAGQAMGLSFSVPRGERVPPSLANIYKELESDLGLPRPAHGDLTSWAMQGVLLLNASLTVEAGKAGSHAGRGWEAVTDAAVAAVAARSEPSVFVLWGSHAQAKAARIAGLKAASPHLVIRSPHPSPLSAHRGFFGSKPFSRANAFLREHGRGEIDWRVAH